A section of the Streptomyces sp. SCL15-4 genome encodes:
- a CDS encoding FdhF/YdeP family oxidoreductase: protein MATKPPKGDPVQDAPQVAEPKHAAAGLPAIGHTLRVAQRQMGVKRTALTLLRVNQKDGFDCPGCAWPEPEHRHAAEFCENGAKAVAEEATLRRVTPEFFAAHSVADLSGRSGYWLGQQGRLTHPVYLPEGGTHYEPVSWERAFDIIAEEITALGSPNEAVFYTSGRTSNEAAFLYQLFARELGTNNLPDCSNMCHESSGSALGETIGIGKGSVLLEDLYQADLIIVAGQNPGTNHPRMLSALEKAKANGAKIISVNPLPEAGLERFKNPQTPQGMLRGAALTDLFLQIRIGGDQALFRLLNKLILETKGAVDEEFVREHTHGFEEFAAIARAADWDETLTATGLTRAEIERALGMVLASQRTIVCWAMGLTQHKHSVPTIREVVNFLLLRGNIGRPGAGVCPVRGHSNVQGDRTMGIFERPAPAFLDALEQEFGFAPPREHGLDVVRAIRALRDGTAKVFFAMGGNFVSASPDTDVTEAAMRRARLTVHVSTKLNRSHVVTGARALILPTLGRTERDVRAGGEQFVTVEDSMGMVHASRGRLAPASPHLRSEPAIVCGLARRVLGERSVVPWEEFAEDYGAIRDRIARVIPGFEDFNARVARPGGFALPHAPRDERRFPTATGKANFTAAPVEYPALPEGRLLLQTLRSHDQYNTTIYGLDDRYRGIKGGRRVVLVHPEDARALGFAEGTYVDLVSEWQDGVERRAPGFRVVPYPTARGCAAAYYPETNVLVPLDATADTSNTPASKSVVVRLEARSGDADDRLEQSAAE, encoded by the coding sequence ATGGCGACGAAGCCGCCGAAGGGTGATCCGGTCCAGGACGCGCCGCAGGTCGCGGAGCCGAAGCACGCGGCGGCGGGGCTGCCGGCCATCGGGCACACCCTGCGCGTCGCCCAGCGGCAGATGGGCGTGAAGCGCACCGCTCTCACGCTGCTGCGCGTGAACCAGAAGGACGGCTTCGACTGCCCGGGCTGCGCCTGGCCGGAGCCGGAGCACCGGCACGCGGCCGAGTTCTGCGAGAACGGCGCCAAGGCGGTCGCCGAGGAGGCCACGCTGCGCCGGGTCACCCCGGAGTTCTTCGCCGCGCACTCCGTCGCCGACCTGTCCGGCCGCAGCGGCTACTGGCTGGGCCAGCAGGGCCGGCTCACCCACCCCGTGTACCTCCCCGAGGGCGGCACGCACTACGAGCCGGTCTCCTGGGAGCGGGCCTTCGACATCATCGCCGAGGAGATCACCGCCCTCGGCTCCCCGAACGAGGCCGTCTTCTACACCTCGGGCCGCACCAGCAACGAGGCCGCGTTCCTGTACCAGCTCTTCGCGCGCGAGCTGGGCACGAACAACCTGCCCGACTGCTCGAACATGTGCCACGAGTCGTCCGGATCGGCACTCGGCGAGACCATCGGCATCGGCAAGGGCAGCGTCCTGCTGGAAGATCTGTACCAGGCCGATCTGATCATCGTGGCGGGCCAGAACCCGGGCACGAACCACCCGCGCATGCTCTCCGCGCTGGAGAAGGCCAAGGCGAACGGCGCGAAGATCATCAGCGTCAACCCGCTGCCCGAAGCCGGCCTGGAGCGCTTCAAGAACCCGCAGACCCCGCAGGGCATGCTCCGCGGCGCCGCCCTCACCGACCTGTTCCTGCAGATCCGCATCGGCGGCGACCAGGCCCTCTTCCGGCTCCTGAACAAGCTGATCCTGGAGACGAAGGGCGCGGTCGACGAGGAGTTCGTCCGCGAGCACACCCACGGTTTCGAGGAGTTCGCGGCCATCGCGCGCGCCGCCGACTGGGACGAGACGCTGACCGCTACCGGCCTCACCCGCGCGGAGATCGAGCGGGCCCTCGGCATGGTCCTGGCCTCCCAGCGGACGATCGTGTGCTGGGCCATGGGCCTCACCCAGCACAAGCACTCCGTCCCCACCATCCGGGAAGTGGTCAACTTCCTGCTGCTGCGCGGCAACATCGGCCGCCCGGGCGCGGGCGTGTGCCCGGTGCGCGGACACAGCAACGTCCAGGGCGACCGCACCATGGGCATCTTCGAACGGCCCGCTCCCGCCTTCCTGGACGCTTTGGAGCAGGAGTTCGGGTTCGCACCGCCGCGCGAGCACGGCCTCGACGTCGTCCGGGCCATCCGCGCGCTGCGCGACGGCACGGCGAAGGTCTTCTTCGCCATGGGCGGCAACTTCGTGTCCGCCTCCCCCGACACCGACGTCACCGAGGCGGCGATGCGCCGGGCGCGGCTGACCGTGCACGTGTCGACCAAGCTGAACCGCTCGCACGTGGTCACGGGCGCCCGGGCACTGATCCTGCCCACGCTCGGCCGGACCGAGCGGGACGTGCGGGCCGGCGGCGAGCAATTCGTCACCGTCGAGGACTCCATGGGCATGGTGCACGCCTCACGCGGGCGCCTGGCCCCCGCCAGTCCGCACCTGAGGTCCGAGCCGGCCATCGTCTGCGGCCTGGCGCGCCGGGTGCTCGGCGAGCGCAGTGTCGTGCCGTGGGAGGAGTTCGCAGAGGACTACGGCGCGATCCGGGACCGCATCGCGCGCGTGATCCCCGGTTTCGAGGACTTCAACGCGCGCGTGGCCCGGCCCGGCGGCTTCGCGCTGCCGCACGCACCGCGCGACGAACGCCGCTTCCCGACCGCCACGGGCAAGGCCAACTTCACAGCCGCGCCGGTGGAGTACCCGGCGCTGCCCGAGGGCCGGCTGCTGCTGCAGACCCTGCGCTCGCACGACCAGTACAACACCACGATCTACGGACTGGACGACCGTTACCGGGGCATCAAGGGCGGACGCCGGGTGGTGCTGGTGCATCCCGAGGACGCGCGTGCGCTCGGGTTCGCCGAGGGAACGTATGTCGACCTGGTCAGCGAGTGGCAGGACGGAGTGGAACGGCGGGCGCCCGGCTTCCGGGTGGTGCCGTATCCGACGGCCCGGGGATGCGCGGCGGCGTACTACCCCGAGACGAACGTGCTGGTGCCGCTGGACGCCACCGCCGACACCAGCAACACCCCGGCCAGCAAGTCCGTCGTCGTACGTCTCGAAGCCCGCTCCGGGGACGCGGACGACCGTCTGGAACAATCGGCGGCCGAGTGA
- the polA gene encoding DNA polymerase I: MAETAPKQTDKTPGGTRPRLMLMDGHSLAYRAFFALPAENFTTATGQPTNAIYGFASMLANTLRDEAPTHFAAAFDVSRKTWRSERFTEYKANRSKTPDEFKGQVELIGELLDAMHAPRFAVEGYEADDIIATLATQAEAEGFEVLIVTGDRDSFQLVTENITVLYPTKGVSELTRFTPEKVFEKYGLTPAQYPDFAALRGDPSDNLPGIPGVGEKTAAKWINQFGSFAELVERVEEVKGKAGQNLREHLESVKLNRVLTELERQVELPKAVADLERTPYDRKAVSMVLDTLEIRNPSLRERLFAVDPGTEETETAPVTADGVEIDGTILRTGELAPWLAEHGAGPLGVATVGTWALGTGSVAEVALAAAGGAAAWFDPAELDEADENAFAAWLADAERPKVLHDAKGAMRVFAEHGWRVEGVGMDTALAAYLVKPGRRSFDLDALSLEYLHRELAPAAAAEGQLAFGADEGAEAEALMIQARAVLDLGEAFEERLAEVGAADLLRDVELPTSVLLARMERHGIAADRAHLEAMEQMFAGAVQQAVKEAHAAAGREFNLGSPKQLQEVLFGELALPKTKKTKTGYTTDADALAWLAAQTDNELPVIMLRHREQAKLRVTVEGLIKTIAGDGRIHTTFNQTVAATGRLSSTDPNLQNIPVRTDEGRAIRRGFVVGEGFESLMTADYSQIELRVMAHLSEDEGLIRAFTSGEDLHTTAASQVFGVEPGAVDAEMRRKIKAMSYGLAYGLSAFGLSQQLNIDAGEARALMDAYFERFGGVRDYLRRAVDEARATGYTATLFGRRRYLPDLNSDNRQRREAAERMALNAPIQGTAADIVKIAMLKVDGALRAADLKSRMLLQVHDEIVLEIAPGERAAVEALVRREMANAVDLRAPLDVSVGVGPDWESAAH, from the coding sequence GTGGCAGAGACAGCACCGAAGCAGACCGACAAGACCCCCGGCGGCACCCGTCCCCGGCTGATGCTCATGGACGGGCACTCGCTGGCCTACCGCGCGTTCTTCGCGCTGCCCGCGGAGAACTTCACGACCGCGACCGGCCAGCCGACGAACGCGATCTACGGCTTCGCGTCGATGCTGGCCAACACCCTGCGTGACGAGGCGCCCACGCACTTCGCGGCGGCCTTCGACGTCTCCCGCAAGACCTGGCGCTCCGAGCGGTTCACGGAGTACAAGGCGAACCGCTCCAAGACCCCGGACGAGTTCAAGGGCCAGGTCGAGCTGATCGGCGAGCTGCTCGACGCGATGCACGCCCCGCGCTTCGCCGTCGAGGGGTACGAGGCGGACGACATCATCGCCACCCTCGCCACGCAGGCCGAGGCCGAGGGCTTCGAGGTGCTGATCGTCACCGGCGACCGCGACTCGTTCCAGCTGGTCACCGAGAACATCACCGTGCTGTACCCGACGAAGGGCGTCTCGGAGCTGACCCGGTTCACTCCGGAGAAGGTTTTCGAGAAGTACGGCTTGACGCCCGCCCAGTATCCGGACTTCGCGGCCCTGCGCGGCGACCCGTCCGACAACCTCCCCGGCATCCCCGGCGTCGGCGAGAAGACCGCCGCGAAGTGGATCAACCAGTTCGGCTCCTTCGCCGAGCTGGTCGAGCGCGTCGAGGAGGTCAAGGGCAAGGCGGGCCAGAACCTCCGGGAGCACCTGGAGTCCGTCAAGCTCAACCGCGTCCTCACCGAGCTGGAGCGGCAGGTCGAGCTGCCCAAGGCGGTCGCCGACCTGGAGCGGACCCCGTACGACCGCAAGGCCGTGTCGATGGTCCTGGACACCCTGGAGATCCGCAACCCGTCGCTGCGCGAGCGCCTCTTCGCCGTCGACCCCGGTACGGAGGAGACCGAGACCGCCCCGGTCACCGCCGACGGCGTCGAGATCGACGGCACGATCCTGCGCACCGGCGAGCTGGCCCCCTGGCTCGCCGAGCACGGCGCCGGGCCGCTGGGCGTCGCCACCGTCGGCACCTGGGCGCTGGGCACCGGCTCGGTCGCCGAGGTCGCGCTGGCCGCGGCCGGGGGAGCGGCGGCCTGGTTCGACCCGGCCGAGCTGGACGAGGCCGACGAGAACGCGTTCGCCGCCTGGCTGGCCGACGCGGAGCGGCCCAAGGTGCTCCACGACGCCAAGGGCGCCATGCGCGTCTTCGCCGAGCACGGCTGGCGCGTCGAGGGCGTCGGCATGGACACCGCGCTCGCCGCGTACCTGGTCAAGCCGGGCCGCCGCTCCTTCGACCTGGACGCGCTGTCCCTGGAGTACCTGCACCGCGAGCTGGCCCCCGCCGCCGCGGCCGAAGGCCAGCTGGCCTTCGGCGCGGACGAGGGCGCCGAGGCGGAGGCGTTGATGATCCAGGCCCGCGCGGTGCTGGACCTCGGCGAGGCGTTCGAGGAACGGCTGGCGGAGGTCGGCGCGGCGGACCTGCTCCGGGACGTGGAGCTGCCCACGTCCGTGCTGCTCGCCCGCATGGAGCGGCACGGCATCGCGGCCGACCGGGCGCACCTGGAAGCGATGGAGCAGATGTTCGCGGGCGCGGTGCAGCAGGCCGTGAAGGAGGCGCACGCGGCGGCCGGCCGCGAGTTCAACCTCGGCTCGCCCAAGCAGCTCCAGGAGGTCCTCTTCGGGGAGCTGGCGCTGCCGAAGACGAAGAAGACCAAGACCGGCTACACCACCGACGCCGACGCCCTGGCCTGGCTCGCCGCCCAGACCGACAACGAACTGCCGGTGATCATGCTCCGCCACCGTGAGCAGGCGAAGCTCCGGGTGACCGTCGAGGGTCTGATCAAGACCATCGCGGGCGACGGCCGTATCCACACCACGTTCAACCAGACGGTGGCCGCGACCGGACGCCTGTCCTCCACGGACCCGAACCTGCAGAACATCCCCGTGCGCACCGACGAGGGCCGGGCGATCCGCCGGGGCTTCGTGGTCGGCGAGGGCTTCGAGTCGCTGATGACCGCGGACTACAGCCAGATCGAGCTGCGCGTGATGGCCCACCTGTCCGAGGACGAGGGCCTGATCCGGGCGTTCACCTCCGGTGAGGACCTGCACACCACGGCCGCGTCCCAGGTGTTCGGGGTCGAGCCGGGTGCGGTGGACGCGGAGATGCGCCGCAAGATCAAGGCGATGTCGTACGGCCTCGCCTACGGCCTGTCCGCGTTCGGCCTCTCCCAGCAGCTGAACATCGACGCGGGTGAGGCCCGCGCCCTGATGGACGCCTACTTCGAACGGTTCGGCGGGGTGCGGGACTATCTGCGCCGTGCGGTCGACGAGGCGCGCGCCACGGGCTACACGGCGACGCTGTTCGGCCGCCGCCGCTATCTGCCGGATCTCAACAGCGACAACCGCCAGCGCCGCGAGGCGGCCGAGCGCATGGCCCTCAACGCGCCCATCCAGGGCACGGCGGCGGACATCGTGAAGATCGCCATGCTGAAGGTGGACGGCGCGCTGCGGGCGGCGGACCTGAAATCCCGCATGCTGCTCCAGGTCCACGACGAAATCGTCCTGGAGATCGCCCCCGGCGAACGAGCGGCCGTGGAGGCGCTCGTGCGCCGCGAGATGGCGAACGCCGTCGACCTGAGGGCTCCGCTGGACGTGTCGGTCGGCGTCGGCCCGGACTGGGAATCAGCGGCCCACTGA
- a CDS encoding response regulator, giving the protein MGELRPLGDDLNQASRALAEALRELFESLHVSVRRYAARRRLDPGTVSRYLNGTRLPPWQVISDLFTDVAEHRGTAVTTEAIELVRGLYGSAVDAASSPKHAVELLERQLADADHVSRRSSVRGDVLGDALLDRTQRIADLETRLNQLEADRIAERKRADEFAKAHPDVYGLIQERDTLRGEVERLGAALWEAQAQRAAAEDRCTLLERQLDAVEQTAKAVLPAGRQGMPRILVVDDQPDNLLAMTAVLATLEQELVTVSSGREALKALLDHDDFAVIIMDVQMPEMDGYETCAHIKRRPRTRDVPIIFLTAMGTGSEHSARGYAAGAVDYISKPFDPWALRAKVAVFTSIYLERHGH; this is encoded by the coding sequence ATGGGTGAGCTGCGGCCGCTGGGGGACGACCTCAACCAGGCCTCCCGGGCCTTGGCGGAGGCGTTGCGCGAGCTGTTCGAGAGCCTCCACGTGTCCGTCCGCCGGTACGCGGCCCGCCGCCGGCTCGACCCGGGCACGGTCTCGCGCTATCTGAACGGCACCCGGTTACCGCCCTGGCAGGTGATCAGCGACCTCTTCACCGATGTCGCCGAGCACCGGGGGACCGCGGTCACCACCGAGGCCATCGAGCTGGTCCGGGGCCTGTACGGATCGGCCGTGGACGCCGCCTCGTCGCCCAAGCACGCGGTGGAGCTCCTGGAGCGGCAACTGGCCGACGCCGACCACGTCTCGCGGCGGTCCAGCGTCCGCGGCGACGTCCTGGGCGACGCGCTGCTGGACCGGACGCAGCGCATCGCCGACCTGGAGACGCGGCTCAACCAGTTGGAGGCCGACCGCATCGCGGAGCGGAAACGGGCGGACGAGTTCGCCAAGGCGCATCCGGATGTCTACGGCCTCATCCAGGAACGCGACACGCTCCGGGGGGAAGTCGAGCGCCTCGGCGCGGCCCTGTGGGAGGCCCAGGCCCAGCGCGCCGCGGCGGAGGACCGCTGCACGCTGCTCGAACGCCAGCTGGACGCCGTCGAGCAGACCGCGAAGGCGGTGCTGCCGGCGGGACGGCAGGGCATGCCCAGGATCCTCGTCGTCGATGACCAGCCGGACAACCTGCTGGCGATGACCGCGGTCCTGGCGACGCTCGAACAGGAACTCGTCACCGTCTCCTCCGGCCGGGAGGCCCTCAAGGCCCTGCTCGACCACGACGACTTCGCCGTCATCATCATGGACGTGCAGATGCCGGAGATGGACGGCTACGAGACGTGCGCCCACATCAAACGCCGCCCCAGGACGAGGGACGTGCCCATCATCTTCCTGACCGCGATGGGCACCGGATCCGAACACTCCGCCCGCGGCTACGCGGCCGGCGCCGTCGACTACATCAGCAAGCCGTTCGACCCGTGGGCCCTGCGCGCCAAGGTCGCCGTGTTCACCTCCATCTACCTGGAGCGACACGGTCACTAG
- a CDS encoding DUF4184 family protein, producing the protein MPFTLSHAAAVLPAVRRDGSGRGRLVPAVLVAGSYAPDVPYYAADVLPGGMEAGAVTHAFAGVVTVDVPLAWALAGLWLLVREPLLALLPRAWQGRPAALLRRGRPRARVRVAAAARWYCSAVLGALTHVVWDAFTHHDRWGTRLVPAVGRDRPAGVPLYTWLQYGSSAAGAVLIVVFVVRALRRVPGGVPAGVPALSVRDRWRALAVIGGCALAGAVRRTVLWRERGGTGVRPWELVPALCFGAGAGVVLGLLVYAVGVRLRRPAAGPGDHGRHGDHGEAAGAGREWPAAR; encoded by the coding sequence GTGCCGTTCACGCTCAGCCATGCGGCGGCCGTGCTGCCCGCGGTCCGCCGGGACGGCAGCGGCCGGGGCCGTCTGGTGCCCGCGGTGCTCGTGGCGGGCTCCTACGCGCCCGATGTGCCCTACTACGCGGCCGATGTCCTGCCGGGCGGGATGGAGGCGGGCGCGGTCACGCACGCGTTCGCCGGGGTCGTCACGGTCGATGTGCCGCTCGCCTGGGCGCTGGCGGGGCTGTGGCTGCTGGTCCGGGAGCCGTTGCTCGCGCTGCTGCCGCGGGCGTGGCAGGGCCGGCCGGCGGCCCTGCTGCGCCGCGGGAGGCCACGCGCGCGCGTGCGGGTCGCGGCGGCGGCCCGGTGGTACTGCTCCGCGGTGCTCGGCGCGCTGACCCATGTGGTGTGGGACGCGTTCACCCATCACGACCGGTGGGGTACGCGGCTGGTCCCGGCGGTCGGACGGGACCGTCCGGCGGGCGTGCCGCTGTACACCTGGTTGCAGTACGGGTCGTCGGCGGCGGGCGCGGTGCTGATCGTGGTGTTCGTGGTCCGGGCGCTACGACGGGTGCCCGGCGGGGTGCCGGCGGGGGTGCCGGCGCTGTCCGTACGGGACCGGTGGCGGGCGCTCGCGGTGATCGGCGGCTGCGCGCTGGCGGGAGCGGTGCGGCGGACGGTGCTCTGGCGGGAGCGGGGCGGTACGGGCGTGCGGCCGTGGGAGCTGGTGCCCGCCCTGTGCTTCGGGGCGGGCGCCGGGGTGGTGCTGGGGCTGCTGGTGTACGCCGTGGGGGTCAGGCTCCGGCGTCCGGCCGCCGGTCCCGGGGATCACGGGCGTCACGGGGATCACGGCGAGGCGGCCGGTGCGGGCCGGGAGTGGCCGGCCGCTCGGTGA